Proteins encoded by one window of Micromonospora coxensis:
- a CDS encoding winged helix-turn-helix transcriptional regulator, translating into MRSYDDPCGVARALAAVGERWSLLVVRELLLGPKRFAELGRGLPGMSPNVLSQRLRDLQAAGVLTHRDLGPPVSAGVYELTEWGRQLEPVLLALGRWGARAPMRGTAPLGVDALMLALRTTYVPDGGAPAVVRLRLGVDAFTVATTGQDLRVTRGDVEAPDAGVDTDTATLREVVFRRRALADAVAAGAIVLTGDRDTAARLLGSFRRPEPADAGPPEPGTARAGASAG; encoded by the coding sequence ATGCGCTCCTACGACGACCCGTGCGGGGTCGCCCGCGCGTTGGCCGCCGTCGGGGAGCGGTGGTCGCTGCTGGTGGTCCGGGAACTGCTGCTCGGGCCGAAACGCTTCGCCGAACTCGGCCGCGGCCTGCCCGGCATGAGCCCCAACGTGCTGTCGCAGCGGCTGCGCGACCTGCAGGCCGCCGGTGTGCTGACCCACCGCGATCTCGGCCCGCCGGTCAGCGCCGGTGTCTACGAGCTGACCGAGTGGGGCCGGCAACTCGAACCGGTGCTGCTGGCGCTGGGCCGGTGGGGGGCCCGCGCCCCAATGCGCGGCACCGCCCCGCTCGGCGTGGACGCCCTCATGCTCGCCCTGCGCACCACGTACGTGCCCGACGGCGGGGCACCGGCGGTCGTGCGGCTGCGGCTGGGGGTCGACGCGTTCACCGTCGCCACCACCGGGCAGGATTTGCGCGTCACCCGGGGCGACGTCGAGGCGCCCGACGCCGGCGTCGACACCGACACCGCGACGCTGCGCGAGGTGGTGTTCCGGCGGCGGGCCCTCGCCGACGCCGTCGCCGCCGGCGCAATCGTGCTCACCGGCGACCGGGACACCGCCGCGCGCCTGCTGGGCAGCTTTCGCCGGCCCGAGCCCGCCGACGCCGGCCCGCCCGAGCCCGGCACCGCGCGTGCCGGCGCGAGCGCCGGGTAG
- the lnt gene encoding apolipoprotein N-acyltransferase — translation MPLRWAVPAAVAAGLTMLLAFPPYGLWPLAPLGVALLAVAAHRRRMRAGAGLGLLTGVALFAPMLEWTNLHTGYLPWVLLSLLQAGYLALLGAATAWVSPLADRRRWAWPLLTALLWVAQEALRSRTPFGGFPWGRLAFSQDTSPLLRLAWLGGAPLVTFAVALVGGLLAAALWRRWPGRTPAAWAPVAASTAVALAVTGGALLLPTGATGTGRTVTVAVVQGNVPRLGLDFNAQRQAVLNNHVDATLELAARVDAGAQPRPDLVVWPENSSDIDPLRNASAGERISRAADAIDAPILVGAVLLGPGPKQVRNAGILWRPGSGADESQLYTKRHPVPFAEYVPLRRIARMVSEQVDLVRNDFVAGDTPGVVRSGPAVLGDVICFEVAYDGLVRDTVDGGAQLLVVQTNNATFDVAEARQQLAMVRLRAVEHGRGALMASTVGVSGFVTPDGRVSGATGFNTRAVVLRQVALADGRTPATRAGVWPEVALTGLAVALLLAAAGTRRRARAGG, via the coding sequence ATGCCGCTGCGGTGGGCGGTGCCGGCGGCGGTGGCGGCCGGGCTGACGATGCTGCTGGCGTTCCCCCCGTACGGGTTGTGGCCGCTGGCCCCGCTCGGGGTGGCGCTGCTGGCCGTCGCGGCGCACCGGCGGCGGATGCGCGCCGGCGCCGGCCTGGGCTTGCTCACCGGGGTGGCGCTGTTCGCGCCGATGCTGGAGTGGACCAACCTGCACACCGGCTACCTGCCGTGGGTGCTGCTGTCGCTGCTGCAGGCCGGCTACCTGGCGCTGCTCGGCGCGGCGACGGCGTGGGTGTCGCCGCTGGCCGACCGGCGGCGGTGGGCGTGGCCGCTGCTGACCGCGCTGCTGTGGGTGGCGCAGGAGGCGCTGCGCTCGCGTACCCCGTTCGGCGGGTTCCCCTGGGGTCGGCTGGCGTTCAGCCAGGACACCTCCCCGCTGCTGCGGCTGGCCTGGCTCGGTGGCGCGCCCCTGGTCACCTTCGCCGTGGCGCTGGTCGGTGGGCTGCTGGCCGCCGCGCTGTGGCGGCGCTGGCCGGGCCGTACGCCGGCGGCGTGGGCGCCGGTCGCGGCGTCGACCGCCGTCGCGCTGGCCGTCACCGGCGGGGCGCTGCTGCTGCCCACCGGCGCCACCGGCACCGGCCGGACGGTGACCGTGGCGGTGGTGCAGGGCAACGTGCCCCGGCTGGGGCTGGACTTCAACGCCCAGCGGCAGGCGGTGCTGAACAACCACGTCGACGCCACCCTGGAGCTGGCCGCCCGGGTCGACGCCGGGGCCCAGCCCCGCCCCGACCTTGTGGTGTGGCCGGAGAACTCCTCCGACATCGACCCGCTGCGCAACGCCTCCGCCGGTGAGCGGATCTCCCGCGCCGCCGACGCGATCGACGCGCCGATCCTGGTCGGGGCGGTGCTGCTCGGTCCCGGGCCCAAACAGGTGCGCAACGCGGGAATCCTGTGGCGACCGGGCAGCGGGGCGGATGAGTCGCAGCTGTACACCAAACGCCACCCGGTGCCGTTCGCCGAGTACGTGCCGCTGCGCCGCATCGCCCGGATGGTCAGCGAGCAGGTCGACCTGGTCCGCAACGACTTCGTCGCCGGGGACACCCCCGGGGTGGTGCGCTCCGGTCCGGCGGTGCTCGGCGACGTGATCTGCTTCGAGGTCGCCTACGACGGGCTGGTCCGCGACACCGTCGACGGCGGCGCGCAACTGCTGGTGGTGCAGACCAACAACGCCACCTTCGACGTCGCCGAGGCCCGCCAGCAGCTGGCCATGGTGCGGCTGCGGGCCGTCGAGCACGGCCGTGGGGCGTTGATGGCCTCCACGGTGGGGGTGTCCGGGTTCGTGACCCCCGACGGGCGGGTAAGCGGCGCCACCGGGTTCAACACCCGCGCGGTGGTGCTGCGGCAGGTGGCCCTCGCCGACGGCCGGACACCGGCCACCCGGGCCGGGGTGTGGCCGGAGGTGGCCCTGACCGGGCTGGCGGTGGCGCTGCTGCTCGCCGCGGCCGGGACACGTCGCCGCGCACGCGCCGGAGGGTAG
- a CDS encoding polyprenol monophosphomannose synthase, with translation MSVPIDGVGRVLVVIPTYNEADNVTDIVGRVRAAAPGVDILVADDNSPDGTGALADAMAATDAHVHVLHRPGKAGLGAAYLAGFAWARRRGYDAVVEMDADGSHAPEDLPTLLAAARDADVVIGSRWTGGARVVNWPVRRLLLSRCGNLYARLALGVPVTDATGGYRVYRTAALRAMALESVCSQGYAFQVELSRLAHRAGVRIVEVPITFAERERGASKMSPLIVAEALWRITTWGLRDRGVRRGRAGHDRWP, from the coding sequence GTGAGCGTGCCGATCGACGGGGTGGGGCGGGTGCTGGTGGTCATCCCCACCTACAACGAGGCCGACAACGTCACCGACATCGTGGGCCGGGTCCGCGCCGCCGCCCCGGGCGTGGACATCCTCGTCGCCGACGACAACAGCCCCGACGGCACCGGCGCGCTGGCCGACGCGATGGCCGCCACCGACGCGCACGTGCACGTGCTGCACCGCCCCGGCAAGGCCGGGCTCGGCGCGGCGTACCTGGCCGGGTTCGCGTGGGCGCGCCGGCGCGGCTACGACGCGGTGGTGGAGATGGACGCCGACGGCTCGCACGCCCCGGAGGACCTGCCGACGCTGCTGGCCGCCGCCCGCGACGCCGACGTGGTCATCGGCTCACGCTGGACCGGTGGGGCCAGGGTGGTGAACTGGCCGGTGCGGCGGCTGCTGCTGTCGCGCTGCGGCAACCTGTACGCGCGGCTGGCGCTGGGCGTGCCGGTCACCGACGCCACCGGCGGGTACCGGGTGTACCGCACGGCGGCGTTGCGGGCGATGGCGCTGGAGTCGGTCTGCTCGCAGGGGTACGCCTTCCAGGTGGAGCTGTCGCGGCTGGCGCACCGGGCGGGGGTGCGGATCGTGGAGGTGCCGATCACGTTCGCCGAGCGGGAACGGGGCGCCAGCAAGATGAGCCCGCTGATCGTGGCGGAGGCGCTGTGGCGGATCACCACCTGGGGGTTGCGCGACCGTGGGGTGCGCCGGGGCCGGGCCGGTCACGACCGGTGGCCGTGA
- a CDS encoding FxsA family protein: MRRYLRFVPPALLLAVVLELAVFVGVGRAIGYGSAVLLAFAASLLGLVLLRREGMRAWRGFQAAVQSRQPPGRQVTDGLVGLLGALLLAVPGLLSGAVGLLLLVPPVRRLARAGVQRATERRVSSMVAGDLFGPRTVRVRRGEPQPPTAADEPVVVDGGRAIEGEIVEPRQG; this comes from the coding sequence ATGCGCCGATACCTGAGGTTCGTGCCACCGGCCCTGCTGCTGGCGGTGGTGCTGGAGTTGGCGGTGTTCGTCGGGGTGGGCCGGGCGATCGGGTACGGCTCGGCGGTGCTGCTGGCGTTCGCGGCGTCGCTGCTGGGGTTGGTGCTGCTGCGCCGCGAGGGAATGCGGGCGTGGCGGGGATTCCAGGCGGCGGTGCAGTCGCGGCAGCCGCCGGGACGGCAGGTGACCGACGGGCTGGTGGGGCTGCTGGGTGCGCTGCTGCTGGCCGTGCCGGGTCTGCTCAGCGGGGCCGTGGGCCTGCTGCTGCTGGTGCCGCCGGTGCGCCGGCTGGCCCGGGCCGGGGTGCAGCGGGCCACCGAGCGGCGGGTGTCGTCGATGGTCGCCGGTGACCTGTTCGGGCCCCGTACGGTGCGGGTGCGCCGAGGGGAGCCGCAGCCGCCCACCGCGGCGGACGAGCCGGTGGTGGTCGACGGGGGCCGGGCGATCGAGGGTGAGATCGTGGAGCCGCGGCAGGGCTGA